CTGGCCGAGTACTGGCAGCCGGACCGGGAGCCGCAGACCTACGGCTGCGTGGTCCGGGGCGCGGACGGCGCGCCGGTCTGGGAGCACTTCCGGGGACTGCGACTGTCGGACGCCCACTTCGCGGCGGTCGGTGAGGAACTGGCCCGGCTGGAGAGCCTGCGGCACGGGCGGCTGGGGGAGGCCCACTGCTTCCTGCTGCCGATCCGGGACGCCGTGGAATGCGCCGACAAGTGGCTGCGGAACCGGCCTGCTTGACCGCGACACGCCCGGCCGGGCGGTACGCCCTATTCCATTGGGGAACCCGCGCTTCCTACACTTGAGACTCCTGCGGGGGAGCAGGTGGCGGGCGGTCTCGGGGGAGGCGCGTGTGAACAGCCCGGCGGGCAGGGGCAAGGACTCGGCCAGGCCGTACTTCTTTCTCAGCTACGCGCACACGCCGAGGATCAACCCCCGCGCCGCGGACCCCAACCTCTGGGTGGCCAAGCTCTACCAGGACCTCTGCGAGGCGATCCTCCAGATCACCGACGCGCCCGCGGGCCACCCCATCGGCTTCATGGACCGCTCGATGCACCAGGGGCAGAAGTGGGCCGAGCGGCTCTCCCGCGAGCTGTCCGGCTGCCGGGTGTTCGTCCCGCTGTACTCGCCGCGCTACTTCAAGAGCGAGGCCTGCGGCAAGGAATGGCATCTGTTCACCCGCCGCTCGGTCTACCAGCGCCGGCCCGGCGCCGAGCGGATGACCGGGATCGTGCCCGCGCTGTGGGTCTCCATGGAGCACTACACGCTGCCCCGGGTGGCCAGTGAACTCCAGTTCAGCCACGACAGCTTCGGCGCCGACTACGCCGCCGAGGGCCTGTACGCGCTGATGAAGATCGCCTCCTACAGCTCCCAGTACGCCACCGCCGTGCTGCGGCTGGCGCAGCGGATCGTCGACGTGGCCGACCAGACGGTCATCCCGGTGACCCAGCCGCTGGACTTCGAGTCCTCGCCCTCCGCCTTCGACCCGCCCGAGCCCACCGACCGGGTGCGGATCTCCGTCTTCTCCTACCGCCAGCCGGAACTGCCGCCGACCAGGAGCGCCACCTGCTACGGCGAGCGGCGCACCGACTGGCAGCCGTTCCGGCCGCCCTCCGGCCGCCCGCTCGCCGAGGACGCCGCCGACGTGGCCCGGAACATGGGCTTCCAGCCCACCGTCCACGAGTTCGAGGAGGAGGCGGAGAACCTGCTGGCCGCCGACCGCCCCGCCGGGCCCAGCGTCCTGCTGGTCGACCGGTGGGCCTTCCTCGACAGCCAGCGCGCCGAGACGGTACGCCGGCTGGACCGCCGCAACCTCGGCTCGGTGAGCATCCTGGAGCCCTGGAACCGCGAGGACCAGCAGTGCCGGGACAACGAGCGG
The window above is part of the Kitasatospora sp. HUAS MG31 genome. Proteins encoded here:
- a CDS encoding TIR-like protein FxsC; the protein is MNSPAGRGKDSARPYFFLSYAHTPRINPRAADPNLWVAKLYQDLCEAILQITDAPAGHPIGFMDRSMHQGQKWAERLSRELSGCRVFVPLYSPRYFKSEACGKEWHLFTRRSVYQRRPGAERMTGIVPALWVSMEHYTLPRVASELQFSHDSFGADYAAEGLYALMKIASYSSQYATAVLRLAQRIVDVADQTVIPVTQPLDFESSPSAFDPPEPTDRVRISVFSYRQPELPPTRSATCYGERRTDWQPFRPPSGRPLAEDAADVARNMGFQPTVHEFEEEAENLLAADRPAGPSVLLVDRWAFLDSQRAETVRRLDRRNLGSVSILEPWNREDQQCRDNERMLNDLGDTVLTVSRGSRRKPSLRGDAVGGSPGNLDDFRGELERAVMRASTAYEQETARPEPPQHRRPSIGR